Part of the Paenibacillus sp. FSL R7-0273 genome is shown below.
CTCCACGGTTTTCTGTGATAGGAATAAGTCTTATTCTGCTATCTTGCTCAGCATACTTATTACATATTATTTCGCTACCATCTGTAGACCCGTTGATCACCAAAATAAATTCAAAGTCAGTAAATGTTTGTGAGAGTATGCTTTCAATTGATCGGGATAGAAACTGTGCTCGATTATACGTGCACATTATGATGCTGATCTTAGGCATTTTTAGCGACACTGGCAGCTTCCCCATTCTATCCACAATATATCAGTAAATTTTGCTGGAAAACTGAGAATCATGCAACCCTAGTTCTCTGAGTTGATTTATAATTAAATTTGCAACGCTATCACTTTGAACCGACACCATCACAAATATGCTACTCAGACTTTCCGGCGGCATTTTTTTTAGGATATAAGGTAAACTTACAGGCAATCCGTTGATGATGCATCCTTCTTTTTTCTCACTATTATCAATAAATCCTTTCACATCATACCCAGCATTTTGTAATATTCTCGCAGTTCCTTCACCATTATACCCAGTGGGGAATACATAGATCTCCCTGTTCTCTTTTCCATGTAACAATTCCATTGTAGTTTCTATAACATATGTTCGGTACAGACAAATTCCAATGTATGCACCATACCCCCTTACTAACTCATGTAAAGATTGTCTCCGTGGTAACTTAGCGATCAGTGGAAAAATGTCCATGTTGGATTGAATGATCATAGCTATTTCACGTAACTCTTCTGTAAGGAATGTGCTACAACGTGTTGAGAATAACCCCAGTAGGAAATCGATACGGGAATACAAAAATTCACAGCGAGCATCCTCAAATTTTTTCTCGTTGAGAAAACGCAACAAATGGAAAGCAACCACTAAATGAGACTTACTGTGCAAATAACTTTTAGTTGAAGTGATTGAACCCATAGCTCTTGGACGGTAGCAGTAAAAAGGTTCTTCAAGTAAAGCAAATGTATTAGCGCAGCATATCACTTTGGGAAACCATTCCTCATCCTCTGAATGATACCCTTCAGGAAATGTTATATTATTTGAGATTAAAAGTTCTCGGTTTACAATGATTTTCCAAGGTGTACATAAGAGATTAGGGATAGTGAGCAAATATTCAGACATTTGGTTGGAGTCACTTTGTATAAATACTTCCGGGTTGAGCGGTACATCTTTCGTAATGAAAGCCCCTTTTTCCGGTATGCTAATAAATTGCCCCATTAGCACACTTGGAGCACAATCTCGGAGTTTAGCTGCAATATGCGAGAAGATACCGTCTATATAGTAGTCATCATTATCACAGAAATGTATATATTCGCCTTTAGACATATTTAAACCTATATTACGCGCCACTGCCGGAAGACTATTAACCTCTAGGTGAATCACTTCTATTTGCTCATATTGTGCTGCATAAGCATCGCAAATATGACCACTATTATCTTTTGAAGCATCATCAATTAAAATTATTTCATAATCGCTGAACGCTTGATTTAATATACTTTCAAGGCATTCTTCTATATATTGTTCTGCATTAAACACAGGTATGATGATACTTAACAGCGGCATAATTCATCACCTCATAAGAAATATCTGCAATCAACGATAGGCTTTCCAGGGTACTTCTTATCTATACCAACAAACTGCTCCCAAGCAGTGACTAGAACAAGGACGTCCGATTGGTCACCTATAACTTGAACATTTTCACAGTATCTAACCTCGGCGAAATTGTACTCTCTGGCAAAGCATTCATTCGCTACAGGATCAAACCCAATAAGGTTTGTATAACCTGCATCCAATAGAAGCGAGATAATTTTTGCTGATGTACTATCCCGAACGTCGTCCGAACCAGGTTTAAAAGACAAACCTAGAATACCTATCTTGTCGGAAGGCTTTGCAACTCTCATAATTTTAGCTGCCATCGACTGAGGCATCATATTATTTATGGCAATAACATTCTTAAGCATCAGAGGTTCGTATCCTTTTGACATGGACTGTGCATACATCGCAGCTGTATCTTTCGGCAAGCAATATCCACCATATCCACACCCAGGATAAACATAAGATGACATGCTAGCCCCACCCCAACGTCGATCCATGTGCAAAATGTTAAAAGCTTCCTTGATTTGGATATCTCCGATTGCATCGGCAATTATAGACATTTCATTTGCATAACTAATCATACTAGCAAGCATTGTGTTGGATAGATACTTAATATATTCACCCGTATTGAGCGAAACAGCAAAAAAGGGACTATTGAATCGGCTGTACAAGGAACGGAGCATCTCCTCACCCTTATGATCTTCAACACCACAAACGATTCGATCAGCATTTATCGCATCATCCCAACACTTCCCTTCCCGCAAAAACTCAGGGTTATTGGTGACACTAAACCTATCCCCGGGAAGTAATCCTTGAGCACTCAAATACGGAATGACTCGTTCAGACGTTGTGGACGGGGGTACAGTAGATTTTACAACGATCACACGGTGTTTACCATCGTGTAGAACATTAGCAAACATATCAATAGCAGAATAAATATATTTTAAATCTGCCTCTCCATTCTTACCGGTTGGTGTTCCGACGCATAAAAAGACAAAGTCACTATTCCTCACAGAGTTTTCTGCATCATCTGTAACAATGAAATTACCATGGATATTACGAAGCAGTGCATCATCGAGTCCTGGTTCAATAAAAGGAAGCTTTCCGCCATTGATCAACTCCACCCTATGTGCATCTAAGTCGAAGCCATATACTTTATGTCCATTTTCAGCAAATGCCAAAGCAGAAGTTAGCCCTACAAAACCAAGCCCAAACACTGTAATTGTATAACTCATTTTAAGCTCCTACTAGTTTATAGTTTTGCTAATTTCAAATATCGCCACTCATTGTCCGTATTTCAAACCTTCTAAGTATACCTTTTGCATACGTGGGGCTACGTTTGACACGTCATATTCCATTAGACGTGTTAAATTAACCGTTCTGTCTTCAGGTTGTTGAATCTTAGATAGAATATAATCAGCCCAATATGTTGAACCTTTATCTAGAGGGATATAATCAACTAACCCCATGTCAGGTTCTGGTTGGCATACATCTGATACAATACAGGGAATACTTGCTGCCTGTGCTTCAATGAGTACAATCCCGAAACCTTCATATATAGATGGCAGTAAAAAATAATCTGATGCTGACAATGCTAGTGGAATACTGGTATTACTTTCAAGCATCGTTACATAATTTTTCATATCAAGTTTTTCAATATATTCTCTGATCTCATTTTCAAGCGAGCCAGGGCCTGTCAGCATTAAATGAAGGTCATTTCTTTTGTTCAACATTTTTTTAAAAGTTTCCAGCAAGAATAATTGATTTTTTTGCGGTGTATATCTTCCGACATTAATAAGGTTTATATTTTGAGCTTCAATGTTTAATTGCAAGCACGCTTCATTTCTATTGCAAGGGTTCCTCACAAAATTGTGGATTGCCACCGGATATGGAACGATTTCTGACCGCTTGTCTTCTAAAATGTTTTTACCGAATTGGTACTTAGAAGCTTCTTTAGAACATCCCCAAATGTGGGTTGCGTACTCCCTGCAAATTGTTAATTTTAATTTTCTTGTTAATTTCCTGACTAGACTAAGACGTTGCTTATCGTCAATTCCAGTATTATTACTGTGTGCAATTCTTACCGGAACACCTGCCATCTTAGCTGCTATCATCAAAAAACCTTCAAGCATGGGATGAGCTATGTGCACCGCACAAAAAGGTCCTTTATCTTTTAAAAGCTTATAAAAGCTATAAATATAATAAATATCCATAGCAAAGTTCCACTTTTTATTACCATTATGCTTTCTGTTTGCAAACAGATTGAATATTCTACCACCATATCTCTCTATTTCTTCATGAAAATGTCCGGTTTCAGGCTTTCTTACTGCAAAATCAATTAAAAGCTGTCTACGCTCAATACCTCTATATACCTGCATTATTGCTGTTTCTATTCCGCCTTTATCAATTGGCAAGCCATTCACAAACAGAACTCTCTTGGGTATGTTGATCATAACGCCCCCCTTGCCTATTATCAAACAACCGCATAACATACGGTTTCGTACATACTGATGTTATAGTGTCTAAGATAAATTTTATATTCAGGTACAAGCCGTTTCAAAAATAAGGGAATTTCTACAATATCTAATGGTTTATGATATACGCATATTGCAAGTTTAGGCTTATATTTTTTAATGATCTCTTGCGCACCTTTTAAAGCCTCAAGTTCTGCACCTTCGATGTCCATCTTTATAAAAGTTACCGGTTTTCCATCAAGTAGCTCATCAATCGATATTACCGGGATTTCTACAATACCATTCTCACTTACACCACTTGAACCATCATTTACCGCATTAAAACGGAGAACATCCTTTTTGCTCCATAGTCCATAGTTCAGTAATTGGATATTATCATGCTTGGAGCTTATCTCAAAATAATCCTTATACTTACTTTCCTCAGGTTCAAACGAGTAAATCTGCTTAAACATACCGTTTGTCTGTTTTAGAAATTCTAGTACTGTATCACCAGTATAAGCACCACCATCTATAAAAATTTCTTCCTCAGAGAGAGAAATGATATTCGGGTCGAAATATTGAGAGGTTTTGCTTCTCAAGGGAAGAAGATATTCATGATTCCCAGAGATACAACAATTGAGTCTATCATAAAAGATGTCCTGGGAAAGCTCATCAGAAAGCACGTCATAGGTTTTGGCAAAGTACTCATAATTTTCAATTATTAAATTGTAATAGTCTTTTAATTGGTCATCTCTAAATCCCTCTAGAGCCATTACTAGTCTTTCTTGAAGTTGAAAATCCTTTATTTGCTGATAAATCTCATCATAATAATCCAATGACGTTATAGTAATATGGCAGTCCCTATAGTTTGTCTTTAGTTCCTCAGGATTGATCACAGGTATGCCTTCTACGGTAGTTCCCCATTTTGACGGGTTTCCATCACAAAATACAAAATCCTTAAATAGATCCTTCATGGCATTTAAGTAATAAACTCCCCATGATCCGCTTCCATACAAAATTAATGGCCTTTGATTATTTATGGAGTCATTTGCAATTAATTCAGATAATCGGTTTGACCTGCTTTCTATTTTCTTGAGTGAAAATTGATTTATCACTTACAGTCACACCCTCATAATTTACTCAACCACAGCATAACAAACAGTTTCAGTCAGACCATAATTATAGTGTCTCAAATAAAATTTATACTCAGGTACAAGTTCTTTTAAATACATCGGTATCTCCACAATATCCAGTGGTTTATGATATACGCATATGGCAAGTTTCGGTTTGTATTTTCTTATGGTTTTCTCCGCGCCCTTCAGTGCTTTAAACTCTGCTCCTTCTATATCCATTTTGATAAAAGTTACAGGGTCCCCACCAAGAAACTCATCAATGGAAGTCACTGGAATTATAGTATTACCTGTTTCACTTATTCCACTAGCCATGTCATCACGTGAAGAAAAATTAATTTCTTCCTTTTTATCCCAAAGACCGTAAGGTACAAGTTTAATTTTATTTGTAGATGAGAAATTCTTTAAAAAAATCCAATGTTTACTTTCCTCCGGTTCAAAAGAGTATACTTTGGTATACTGTTCATTCGTTTGCTTAATAAATTCCTGAACCGTATCTCCTATATATCCCCCACCGTCGATAAATATCTCTTCATTTGATAAAGAAATTATCTCCGGTTCAAAATATTGAGGTGATTTGCTTCTCAAAGGAGTAATATACCTGGAGTTAGCACTGATAATATAATTTAATCTATCGCAAAACAACCGCTTAGAATAATCGTCAGATAACAAGTTATAAATAGTTGAAAACTTCTCGATGTTTTCGCAAATTAATTTATGATAATCTTTATATACTTGCAACACGTCGTAATCATCTGTAATAACAGAATATATTGATTCATCTAGCAAAATTTTTAAGTTATTCTCCTTCAATTGAAGACGGATTTCATCGTAAAATTGTAAAGAGGTAATTATAATGTAGCTACTTCTATAATTGTTTTTTAATTCATCAAAGCTAATTACCAATACATCATCAATACTTGTTCCCCATTTGTTTGGGTTGTTATCACAAAAGTATACCTCTACTACCATGTCCATTTTTTTTATCAGATCTAAATAATACCTTCCAATGAATCCCGAACCAAATAACACAATTGGTTTTCGATCTGTAGTTAAAACTTCCGAACACTTCTGTAATAAAATATCAATCTGATTTGACTCCTTGGTCAGCATATCAACCGAAAATTCATTCACCATTGATATTCACTCCTGTCACATTCCTGTAAATAAAGCAGGTACCTCTTAATTCCCTCTTCAATATGAATTTGCGGCTCATATTCAAGTATTGTTCTTGCCTTTGTGATGTCCGGACAGCGGCGATTAGGGTTATCCGTCAAATAATCCTTATCTGAATGAACTTCATACACAATGGTACCATTGTAACCAAACTGCTCATGAGCTATTTTTTTGTAGAGTTCGGCTAATTGCAAAATAGTAATCTCCGGTTTATCCGAACCGATATTAAATACATCAAATTTTCCATATAGCGCACACTTAATGTATCCTACTGTGGCATCGGGAATATAATCAAACGTACGGGTCGGTTTCCCGTCAGAATAAATCACAATATTCTCGTTATCTATTACAGCCTTTGCAAAATCCGCTACTACCCTTTGATCATTAATTCTCATCCCGGGTCCATAGTTATTAAACGGACGAACAACAGTGATCGGCATATCATATTGCTTCGCAAAATTATAACAGAGTGTTTCTCCAAAACGCTTTGATTCATCGTAGCAGGCTCTCGGTCCACAAGAATTTACATTTCCCCAATAATCTTCCGGAGTTGGGATTTGAGAAGAGTGAGGGTCGCCATAAATTTCACTGCTGGAATAAAACAAAAAGCCTTTAATATGTTTAGTTTTAAAGAAATCAAGCAATCGACGAAGACCAGTGACATCGGCATCCATGGTTTCAATGGGATGTAGTCGATAATAGATAGGAGAGGCGAGTGATGCCATGTGGAAAACAAGATCTGCATCACTAGCAAAGTCGAAATCACAGGAAATAACATCTAAAGTACGCAAATCAAAAAGTGGATTTCCTATAAAGCGCTTCATCCAGTTTGGCTGCCCAAACATAAGTTTATCAATGGCATAAACTTTTTTAACACCAAGCTGTTCACCGTGTGCAGCAAAGAAATGAAGCAAGGAGTATCCCAGCGAGCCTGCAAATCCAGTGATTAAGACCGTTCTACCATATAATTTTTGCTTATACTCCTCTGACATCGATTTATAAATAAAACTCATATCTTCTCTAGTTATTTCTGGCATCCACATATCAATGCCCCCTCTCAAACAATGATATCCTACTCCCAAAGCTTCCAAGGTGCTTTGTTGTTTCTCCACAGGTTCTCAAGTACGCCTTTATCTCGCTGCGTATCCATACACTGCCAGAATCCATAATGCTTATATGCATTTAATTTGCCTTCATGAGCAATTTTAACCAGCGTATCAGCTTCAAATACTGTAGTGTCGTCCTCAATATAGTCAAACACTTTGGGTTCTACAATCATAAAGCCGCCGTTGATCCAGCCCCCATCCTCAACTGATTTTTCAACAAAACGGTCAATGCGGCTCGTCGCTTCATCAATAGCGAGAACCCCAAAGCGCCCACCTGGTTGAATAGACGTCATAGTAATATAGGCTTCGGAATTTATATGGTATTGTTTGAGTTGATTTAAATCTACATCGGCCACTCCGTCACCGTACGTAAGCATAAATCTCTCATCGCCCACATATTTTCTTATTCTTTTTATTCTACCGCCTGTCATCGTATCCAACCCAGTGTTCACTAGTGTAACACGCCATGGCTCGGTAACATTATTATGTACCGTTAACATGTTTTGATTAAGAAAATCAAAGGTGACATCTGAGGTATGAAGATAATAATCAGCAAAAAACTCTTTTATAACATAACCTTTATAACCAAGACAGATTACAAAATCATTATATCCAAAGTGACTATAGCTCTTCATTATATGCCATAGAATAGGCTTGTCACCAATTTCAATCATAGGTTTCGGTTTCAAATGGCTTTCTTCGCTTATTCTTGTCCCATATCCACCAGCTAAAATTACAACCTTCATCTCACTCACGCCTTATATTGGTATTTAAAGAGCATTAAGTTCAGTTTTTATATGTTGCCGTTGCGTTTCATCTACACATAAATCCAAAGCTGTTTGATAAAGGCTCCTAGCCATATCCTTCAAACCAACATTTAGAAACGCCAAAGCTATTAACTCCATTGAGTTACATTCATATGGATAGAACACCTTTAAAACAATAGCAGTTTCAAGTGCTGGCAACAATTCACCCATCAAAATCAGTATATATAACTTGTAGTATAGAGCATCATGGTCAAGAGGACGAGTTTCAAGAACGTCCAGTAACAATTCTACCGCTTCTTCGTACTTCTCGTCATAGATACTTCTTTCCATATTCAGTTTAACTTGTGTTAACTCATCAAGTTGTATTTTCGAACCAAGTTTAGTCAGTGATTGTTTCAGCAAGATGAAATTGTTGTCCGCCAAATTTTGGTCACAAATAATTAGTGCCTTTTCAGAATCTCCATTCACAATTTCTCGTAATAATTCAGGATGTGAGGCAAGAAACTCGCATGGAATACCATCACTTTCTAATTTAGCAAGTGAATCTTTTCCAGTAGATTTAAAGAAAGAGTATAACAATGAGACACCGAAATGATTTTTATTGTTTATATCACATATTGAGGATAGGTAAAGTAGAAGGGCAGCTTGTTTGTTATCTCCGGCAGAAGTAATCATTTTTATAGATGAATAAAGCCTATATATAAAGTGATTCATTGCCAGAGGTATTTCAAATTCTTCAATATCCCCTACTATTTGATCGACAATATCGTTTACTTTTATGAATAGATTGTCCCAAAGATTATTTTGCCCAAGCACTTGATATACGGACTCATCGGATATGATCACCTCGACAGCTTCCAACCTATCTTCTATTGAAGCTGATTTAGCATTCATTGCTATCATCACACAGTCCTCCATCGATGCTAGGAACACAGAAGCTATAAAATGTAAGTTTGAATCGTTAAGTTTGTTCCAACTCTGTAGTAATTCCTTGCTTTCTTCAAAAATAGTCTTATAATCTAGATACCTATTTTTATTCAGCTGTGAATTATAGAACGAATTCTGTCTCATCCTGTAGTAATGAAGTGGTTTATTTATTCCCACGACTGAGTGTGCAAAACTTAAACAATCAAGGCAAAATAGAGTGTCGAATGCGTTTAATAGAGTAAGCGGTTTTTCTACTGTTCTATAATGGCTTTGTTTCATTGCTAGAGGCAACTTAAAAAGCTTTCCCCACATTGATCTAAAACTACCGTAAATTTGGGGCAGCAAATCACCCAGAGTGGTTAAATCTTCTGTGTAAAAGTCAGGTGGACAACGCACACTCCTCTTATGGGGGTTTCCCTCTAGAAACAATGTTGTTCCAGCAACTACAATATCTGCATTATACTTTATTGCAGCGGCATAAAGTTCCTTTAGAAAATCAGAATGAATGTAGTCATCACTATCCAATGCACACCAGTATTCAGCTTTACTACTGTTAAGATACTCAATATAATCAGGATTCCAAGGTTCATTATATAAAAAAGTGTTCATTTCATTTCTAAAAAGTCGTATTCTACTATCTCTCTTGGCGTATTCTTCGAGCAACATGCTAGTTCTATCGGTCGATCCATTGTCTACAACTATCCACTCAAAATCTATAAAGGATTGATTTAGAACACTTTCCACACATTCCACGATATAATCTTCCACATTAAAAGCCAGTGTCTGTAGAAGTACTGCTGGCGGCTTTATTAGATTCACCTTACTGCTCCTTTGGGTTGTTTAGACTGGTAAAAAATCACTGATATCCTTTATGAAATGATGTATCTTCATTAGTCTTCATTCTATTTACATTTTACTGCCGCTTCTTAATTTAGTTGTTTGGAGTAGTAATATACATAATATATCGGATAAACGCAGCCCTTTTGCAATTATTTTCTTTGGAAAAAATGGGGTAATAATATCGCAAATTATTAACTCAACCTTCGCACCTAGAAAATCAGTCTCAGCATCCAATACAAATATATAATCGCAGGAAGCATTGTGATTACTAAAATTCCTTGCCTCTGCAAAGCTGCCTGTCCATTGGAAAGAGATATTTTCGCCTCACTCTTTACAACAAAGAAAATCCTTCCTCCAAATTATGTTCACGATTAGTTAACATAAGTATGATCAATCCAAGTAACCACAGGGAATTTTTGTCTAATTTCATTGTTCATAATACTCATACCTTTAATATCATTTTGCTTCTGGTAGCATTGGTAACAGCGCTCATAAGTGCTATAGACAGGTTTTAAGTCCATGAGTTTGGTATAGAATAAATGAGCATCTTCGAGATAGTTACTTTGAAAACAAAGATCACCAAGTAATGTAATAACCTTTATGTTATTTGGTTGTTCGTCATATAGCTTGATCAAAATATCAATTGCTACCTCTGTAAAACTATAATCCGCGAGTAAAAGGCATATGTTGTACTTCGTTTCTACGCTTCCCTTCAAAAGGAGCCCTAACACACTTTCAAAGATTTCAAATTCGTGCAGTATGATAAGATGACGGCAAACTTCAATAAGCAGTTTTTCTAAACTAGTAGTTAATCGAACATTGGAACTATCTTGTCTGTTGACTAAACTCATTAAAACGTCACTCTCTCTGTTGCTTAAATTCAAAAGTGGACGCGCTCTACGAAAAAGGGCAGTATCCTTAAGAATAACAGAAAGCAACAGCAGATCTTCTCCCGCTTCAGCAGGATATTCGGCAATATCAGACCATTGTTCAAGTGCCTGCTCATATTTCTTATCATATTGTAAAGCCACCGCGATAATATGGGGTGGTGGTTCGATATTAAATTTCCCCACATATTTACTAAGCAACGGGTGCCTCAAGACGTATAGGGTATCCAGCAACAGCCTTAAGTCGTTAATATTCTGAACATTATATATGAACTCTATATTGTGATAGACCTCCTCAACAGGGAGATTTGCTTTCGTTACGATTTCAAAATACTTTTTCAAAGCCGGAGAATACGTTTTCTTCTCTCGTAGGACCTGAACGGTCTCTTCATAGCTTTGAGTTATTTTTCTTTGCTTGTCATATATTTCAGCCAGCATAAACCGGGCTTTATAACCTCCTGAACCTTCAGATATCATCGTTCCTTCTGTTTGATTCCCAATGAGGAGACACTTCTTGAATGATAATATCGCTTCTTCCTGATAACCGGCCTCCAAGAGCATTTGTCCATGAATATAACGCATTTCAGAATCCGAAGAAAATAACTGAAGCGCATCCTCTATGATTCTTAAACCATCTTCATGCTTATCCAACTTTCCCAGACTCAAAGCGAGAAAGGACAGCAGATCTGGCAAAAATACTTTATCTTTACACAAAGGGTAAGCTTGTTGAAACAATTTAACAGCTTTCTCTGTTTCACCAAGAGCTACATAAGTCCTCCCCATATTAAACAAATTATATCCATTAGGATTCTCATTAACAGCTTTAATCATAATAGAAAGATTTCTTTGCAGTTTATCCTTCTCTTCTATCGTCTCTTTGTTGTAGCCCGTATGGTGAAGGAGCAGATCTGCCTCTCCTCCAACGAAAGTATAACGTTTATCCAATACATTAATATGTTCATGCAGATGACTCTTGAAATAAAGCTGATCATTATTCTTAAATAATCTTACTGCCTTATGTGTAAAGGTTTCCGCATAGGATATATAATTTTTAATTTTCAATAAGAAATAATCCGCATCTGAAACAATTTCCTTATAAAGATCAGATTTCTCGTCCAGATATTCATCCGCATCCATGATAAGAATATAATCACAGGTAGCCTGTTGAATACTGTAGTTTCTCGCCTCGGAAAAACTACCAGTCCATTCAAAGTGGTGAATGTTTGAAGTAAACCGAGCTGCAGTCTCTATAGTGGCATCTTCCGATCCTGTGTCTACAATAATAATTTCGTCCACCTTACCGGCAACACTTTCCAAACAACGTGCCAGTGTATTCTCTTCATTCTTTACAATCATGCATAGTGATACTGTTTTATTCATAGAGGTGTCCTCTCATCATTTTAGAAATTAATAATTATACTCTAATTATCGGCCTTTTTTCATAACAAAATAAGATGCATTATGATTAAAAATTTATTAATTTTCTTCTTTAATTGTATTAAGAATACCCAGGCGCTGTTGGGCCATCTTGTAATTGTATTCAGCTGAAATTCGATAATATGTTTTTGCTTTGCCCAGATCACCTGTAGTTTCATAGAATACAGCAAGGTTATAGGCTGCCAGGAAACTTCCTGTTCCTTTAACACTTTCGTATTTTGTAGTATCGCCTATGGACAGACATTTCAAATATGACTCTTCTATTAAAGGGAAATATTTAAAATACTTATCTGTCTCACTAAACACCAGCTCCATAAAGAATAACCCACTGGCGAAAAGGAAATCTGGATAGTCGCTTAAGTTATGCGTCTCTTGTTCAATTAGAGTAAGCCCTCGTTCAAAATCGTCAAGCCCCAAGATTGTATACAAATACTCGATCACTACTTGAGGTTTATAACCATCATTACTGGTGATGGCCTTATAGCATCTTGTTAGGTACACATTAGCTTTAGCATACTCTTTTATTATCCGGTACTCTTTACCTAGTTGGAATAGTGTATATGAGTCATCAGGATTCTGTTCTAACTCGACTTCTAGCATCTTAATATTACGTTTATACTTTTCAGACTTGAAATATCCGTCATGATACACTTCAATAGGTACGTTTTTTCTTGGAAGTTCAGAAACAATCTGCTCATGTATTT
Proteins encoded:
- a CDS encoding glycosyltransferase family A protein, producing the protein MNLIKPPAVLLQTLAFNVEDYIVECVESVLNQSFIDFEWIVVDNGSTDRTSMLLEEYAKRDSRIRLFRNEMNTFLYNEPWNPDYIEYLNSSKAEYWCALDSDDYIHSDFLKELYAAAIKYNADIVVAGTTLFLEGNPHKRSVRCPPDFYTEDLTTLGDLLPQIYGSFRSMWGKLFKLPLAMKQSHYRTVEKPLTLLNAFDTLFCLDCLSFAHSVVGINKPLHYYRMRQNSFYNSQLNKNRYLDYKTIFEESKELLQSWNKLNDSNLHFIASVFLASMEDCVMIAMNAKSASIEDRLEAVEVIISDESVYQVLGQNNLWDNLFIKVNDIVDQIVGDIEEFEIPLAMNHFIYRLYSSIKMITSAGDNKQAALLLYLSSICDINNKNHFGVSLLYSFFKSTGKDSLAKLESDGIPCEFLASHPELLREIVNGDSEKALIICDQNLADNNFILLKQSLTKLGSKIQLDELTQVKLNMERSIYDEKYEEAVELLLDVLETRPLDHDALYYKLYILILMGELLPALETAIVLKVFYPYECNSMELIALAFLNVGLKDMARSLYQTALDLCVDETQRQHIKTELNAL
- a CDS encoding glycosyltransferase family 2 protein, yielding MNKTVSLCMIVKNEENTLARCLESVAGKVDEIIIVDTGSEDATIETAARFTSNIHHFEWTGSFSEARNYSIQQATCDYILIMDADEYLDEKSDLYKEIVSDADYFLLKIKNYISYAETFTHKAVRLFKNNDQLYFKSHLHEHINVLDKRYTFVGGEADLLLHHTGYNKETIEEKDKLQRNLSIMIKAVNENPNGYNLFNMGRTYVALGETEKAVKLFQQAYPLCKDKVFLPDLLSFLALSLGKLDKHEDGLRIIEDALQLFSSDSEMRYIHGQMLLEAGYQEEAILSFKKCLLIGNQTEGTMISEGSGGYKARFMLAEIYDKQRKITQSYEETVQVLREKKTYSPALKKYFEIVTKANLPVEEVYHNIEFIYNVQNINDLRLLLDTLYVLRHPLLSKYVGKFNIEPPPHIIAVALQYDKKYEQALEQWSDIAEYPAEAGEDLLLLSVILKDTALFRRARPLLNLSNRESDVLMSLVNRQDSSNVRLTTSLEKLLIEVCRHLIILHEFEIFESVLGLLLKGSVETKYNICLLLADYSFTEVAIDILIKLYDEQPNNIKVITLLGDLCFQSNYLEDAHLFYTKLMDLKPVYSTYERCYQCYQKQNDIKGMSIMNNEIRQKFPVVTWIDHTYVN
- a CDS encoding tetratricopeptide repeat-containing glycosyltransferase family 2 protein — translated: MLSLAMIVKNESEKIGRCLRSVQSVVDEIVIVDTGSTDHTKQIASTFGARIFDYIWNDDFSSARNYALEQCNGDWILVLDADDRITHASRKEIDDFIRKHAALGRIQITNSFDYNGELRESKAHVTRLFPKGSFYTGKIHEQIVSELPRKNVPIEVYHDGYFKSEKYKRNIKMLEVELEQNPDDSYTLFQLGKEYRIIKEYAKANVYLTRCYKAITSNDGYKPQVVIEYLYTILGLDDFERGLTLIEQETHNLSDYPDFLFASGLFFMELVFSETDKYFKYFPLIEESYLKCLSIGDTTKYESVKGTGSFLAAYNLAVFYETTGDLGKAKTYYRISAEYNYKMAQQRLGILNTIKEEN